Proteins from one Nicotiana tabacum cultivar K326 chromosome 23, ASM71507v2, whole genome shotgun sequence genomic window:
- the LOC107769472 gene encoding uncharacterized protein LOC107769472: MEFNKENELEKQHESRDEGEDEINLATENGNNTDEMLNYFHSLHNVRESNSRNTTRWQGERVDIRIKALRELIPGCDKVDQASILDDAIKYIQALQQLHQITSMRMGLYMSEGGMMQMPQMEPTNGIMANQTVPPFPPPTSSSLSGLQMVPQFQGPFTPQFLQSTAYTMPLSPSFFTPSSPAP; the protein is encoded by the exons ATGGAGTTCAATAAAGAAAATGAGCTTGAAAAGCAACATGAATCTCGAGATGAAGGTGAAGATGAAATCAATTTAGCAACGGAGAATGGTAATAATACGGATGAAATGCTTAactattttcattccttacacaATGTGAGAGAATCCAATAGCAGGAATACCACTAGA TGGCAAGGAGAACGAGTTGATATCAGAATTAAAGCATTGCGAGAACTGATTCCTGGCTGTGACAAG GTAGACCAAGCGTCCATACTAGATGATGCCATTAAGTACATTCAAGCTCTACAACAACTTCATCAA ATAACATCAATGAGGATGGGCTTATATATGAGTGAAGGTGGGATGATGCAAATGCCTCAAATGGAGCCAACAAATGGAATTATGGCTAATCAAACTGTTCCTCCATTTCCCCCGCCTACCTCTTCATCATTAAGTGGACTACAAATGGTGCCTCAGTTTCAAGGCCCATTCACTCCTCAATTTCTGCAATCAACAGCTTATACCATGCCCTTATCACCTTCATTTTTTACTCCATCATCCCCCGCACCATGA